One genomic segment of Paraburkholderia aromaticivorans includes these proteins:
- a CDS encoding sulfite exporter TauE/SafE family protein, with amino-acid sequence MGYLLVLCVGLLAGTLSGVVGTGSSMMLMPVLVMLFGPQQAVPIMAIAAIMGNFGKVLAWWREIDWRACGAYCVTAVPGAALGVRTLLALPPHAVEIALGVFFVAMVPTRRWLARRAIKFSLWQLSLIGGAVGFLTGIVVSTGPITVPVFMSYGLVKGAFLATEAAGSLTVYAAKVAVFNHFGALPLHVVIDGLITGSALMVGSFAARTIVVRMSPATFKLVVDGLMLSSGLSLLWAAGR; translated from the coding sequence ATGGGATATCTGCTGGTGCTGTGCGTGGGATTGCTGGCCGGCACGTTGAGCGGCGTGGTCGGCACCGGCTCGTCGATGATGCTGATGCCCGTCCTCGTGATGCTGTTCGGTCCGCAACAGGCGGTGCCGATCATGGCGATCGCGGCAATCATGGGCAACTTCGGCAAGGTTCTCGCGTGGTGGCGCGAGATCGACTGGCGTGCATGCGGTGCTTACTGCGTGACCGCCGTGCCGGGGGCGGCGCTGGGCGTGCGAACGCTGCTCGCGTTGCCGCCCCATGCGGTCGAAATCGCGTTGGGCGTGTTCTTTGTCGCCATGGTCCCCACGCGGCGCTGGCTCGCGCGGCGCGCCATCAAGTTCTCGCTGTGGCAACTCTCGCTGATCGGCGGCGCGGTGGGCTTTCTCACTGGAATCGTCGTGTCGACCGGGCCGATCACGGTACCCGTATTCATGTCGTACGGCCTTGTGAAAGGCGCCTTTCTCGCGACCGAAGCGGCGGGCTCGTTGACCGTCTATGCCGCCAAAGTCGCGGTTTTCAATCATTTCGGCGCGCTGCCCTTGCATGTGGTGATCGATGGCTTGATCACCGGCTCCGCATTGATGGTCGGCTCGTTTGCCGCGCGAACGATCGTGGTCCGGATGAGTCCCGCCACCTTCAAACTGGTCGTCGACGGCTTGATGCTGTCGTCGGGGCTGTCGCTGCTGTGGGCAGCGGGGCGCTAG
- a CDS encoding hemolysin family protein has protein sequence MIQVVALIGALFLVALNGFFVAAEFGLVKLRQTRVQSLAAKHGMRGRLLAKVHGRLDAYLSACQLGITLASLGLGWIGEPAFAELLTPVFGLLGVESEKLIHGISLFFAFSCISFLHIVVGELAPKSLAIREAEKVSLWAAMPLYGFYWAMYPAIWVLNSSANAVLRLAGLDADHGHDSHYSTDELKLILRGRRANVATELGPPDGAYSQDEWNTIAHSLDFSRMTVSDLMRPAYEMIGLRRDLPLRENMQVVARHRFSRYPLFEDASGERVAGMIHLKDLLLARHAGSTLDDLSQYARPVQYVTPEMPALELFRRFRKGAPHFALVGHKREKPIGFLTLDNLLGALVGQIHDEFRQGDADWTRMDDGTLMGKGSLPVVSLERALGIDIDEGKAESVGGLVIQALNDLPTEGQRVEFDRFDVVVKKMKGPRIVLVRVYPKALDDEGG, from the coding sequence TTGATCCAGGTTGTCGCCCTTATCGGCGCGTTGTTTCTCGTCGCCCTGAACGGTTTCTTTGTTGCCGCCGAATTCGGTCTCGTCAAACTGCGGCAGACGCGCGTGCAAAGTCTTGCCGCCAAACATGGCATGCGCGGACGTCTGCTCGCCAAGGTGCACGGACGCCTCGACGCCTATCTCTCCGCATGCCAGTTGGGCATTACGCTGGCGTCGCTCGGGCTTGGCTGGATCGGCGAGCCCGCGTTCGCGGAACTGCTCACGCCGGTCTTCGGCCTGCTCGGCGTCGAATCGGAGAAGCTGATCCACGGCATCTCGCTCTTCTTCGCGTTCTCATGCATCTCGTTCCTGCACATCGTGGTGGGCGAACTCGCACCGAAGTCGCTGGCCATTCGCGAGGCGGAGAAGGTCTCGCTATGGGCCGCCATGCCGTTGTACGGCTTTTACTGGGCCATGTATCCGGCCATCTGGGTGCTCAATTCGAGCGCCAACGCGGTGCTCAGGCTCGCCGGGCTCGACGCCGATCACGGCCACGACTCGCACTACTCGACGGACGAACTCAAGCTGATCCTGCGTGGGCGCCGCGCCAACGTCGCTACGGAGCTAGGTCCGCCGGACGGCGCGTATAGCCAGGACGAGTGGAACACGATCGCGCACTCGCTGGATTTTTCGCGCATGACCGTGTCGGACCTCATGCGTCCGGCTTACGAAATGATCGGCCTGCGGCGCGATCTGCCGTTGCGCGAAAACATGCAGGTGGTGGCGCGGCACCGTTTCAGCCGTTATCCGTTGTTTGAAGACGCATCCGGCGAACGCGTGGCCGGCATGATCCATTTGAAGGACTTGCTGCTGGCGCGGCACGCGGGCAGCACGCTCGACGATCTTTCCCAATACGCGCGCCCCGTGCAGTACGTCACGCCGGAGATGCCGGCGCTCGAACTGTTTCGCCGCTTCCGCAAGGGCGCGCCGCACTTCGCGCTGGTCGGCCACAAGCGGGAGAAGCCGATCGGCTTCCTGACGCTAGACAATCTGCTCGGCGCACTGGTCGGCCAGATCCACGACGAATTCCGTCAGGGCGATGCCGACTGGACCCGCATGGACGACGGCACGCTGATGGGCAAGGGCAGCTTGCCGGTGGTGTCGCTGGAGCGCGCGTTGGGCATTGACATCGACGAAGGCAAGGCAGAGTCGGTGGGCGGCCTCGTCATCCAGGCGCTCAACGATCTGCCGACCGAAGGGCAGCGGGTCGAGTTCGACCGCTTCGACGTGGTGGTCAAGAAGATGAAAGGCCCGCGTATCGTGCTCGTGCGGGTCTATCCGAAAGCTCTCGACGACGAAGGCGGTTAA